The DNA sequence CCAGTGGGCGCCCAGCACGATTTGCTCAACGATGTAAAAGATGTAATAGCCCAGAAACAAAGCGCCCTCCCATCGCGCAATGCGGTGGCCGGTGAAAAAGATCGGGAGGCAGACGATCGCCACGGCCATCATGACGGGCACATCGAACCAGAGTGATTGCGGCGGGGCGGAGATGCCCTCGGGCGCGACGATGGCGGAGAACCCGAGCACGGACAGGAGATTGAAAATGTTGCTGCCAACGAGGTTCCCCACCGCGATATCCCGTTCACGCTTGAGCGCCGCGACTACCGAAGTGGCGACCTCGGGCAGAGAGGTGCCCGCCGCGACAATTGTCAGCCCAATGACGAGTTCGCTAACGCCAAGCCAGCGCGCGATGGTGATACAGGATTTGACCAGCATTTGCGACCCGACAACCAGGAAGGCCAGTCCGAGCAGGCAAAAAAAGATGTTGATCAGGATATCGCGCCGCGTATAGGCGCCCTCACCGAACTCGGATGCGTATTCTTCCAGGATTTCCTTTGACTCATCTCGGCTCTTCCGAATGCAGAAAACCGTGTAGCCTATGATGCCGGCGGCAAGCACAAATCCCTCAGCGCGGTCCACAAGACCGTCCGCTGCAAAAATCCAGGAGACCAAAGAGGCGCCAATCATGATCGGTACGTCGATCCATATCAGCCGGGCATCCACCTCGAGGCTGCTGATCAGCGCGCAAATGCCGAGGATGAACAGGATGTTGAAAATGTTGCTTCCGACGACGTTCCCGAATGCCAGGTCCGATTCGCCCATCCAGGCTGAAAAGGTACTGATGAACAATTCTGGCGCGCTCGTTCCGTAAGAGACGACGGTCAGACCGATCACCAGCGGCGATACTCCGAGACCCGCGGCGAGGCGCGAAGCGCCCCGGATCAGCAGTTCTGCGCCCCACACCAGCAGCGCAAAGCCGCCGATAAGAAGGGCGATCGTTATCCAGCTCATACGCGCGAAAGATGCTCAAAGGGCTGCGCGAACGCAAGCGGATGCGTTCCAGTCATTTCGTTTCCTTCAACTGCAGAGCCCCCTCGAGTTCGCCGAAACCGGCTCGGGGCAGGTCGGTCCACAGCGTGCCGGGGCCCGTGTGCAAGACGTTAATCCGAACCGATGGATTGAGCGCGCGAGCAAATTCCCAGAGCGAATAGGCTTGGGGATCGCCAAAGGCGCGCGTGCGGAGGGTTAGCCCCCGGGCGCGCTCGCCCTCCACCAGTTCCACGACTCTGGCTGCGGCCTCGCCGAGCAGACGCGTCCTTTCCGCGCGGACCTCAGCGGTTGCCTTCTCGATCTCGGCGACCTTTTTGAGCGTTTCGGCCTGGATCTGGGCGACCTGCCGTTCCTGGTCGGCGCGAATCTCCGCGCGCAGCTTTTCGGTCTCCTGGGCGACCTGCTCGCGGCGCTGTTCGATCATCTGCAATTCGGTATTCAATTCCGCCTGTTTTCGGGCGGTGTTTTGCTTTTCCTTGTTCGTCAGGTCCTGTTCGATCGCGATGCTGGACTGCTTGATGGGGGAGAGGATTTCCTCCGGCACATTGACGTGGCGGATCAGCGCGTTGTGGATCACGATCCGCTTGTCATCGAGCGCCTCGCGGAGGGCTTCGGTCAATTCGTTTTGGAATTTCTCACGCCCTTCCCCGACGATGAAATCCTTCGCGCGATAGGCCGAGCCTTTCAGGCGGGAGACGGAAAGGATCTGGGGCATAATGATTTTGTCCACGACCGCGGGCAGGTCGCCATACGTCCGATAAATCCACGCGATATGTTCGGGCAGCAATTCGAATTCGACGGTCATGTCGAGGCTGATTTCGAAGCCGTCGCGCGAGGGGAATTCGACGAACTGGTTCAAGCTGAGCATCGCTTCACCGGACGGTCCGGGCGCCGCCGGAAGAGGCCGTCCAGGCCGAGCGCTCGGCAGCGGGCTGTCGGAGGTGGCGAATTCCATTTCTGAGGGCATCAGTTGCACCGCCGCCGCGCCACGTTCGCGCGCCAGGTATTCCCGGCGTTTCTCCGCCTGGTCGAGCAGTGCGCGCTGGCTGAGCATCTCCACTGCTTGGTTTTGGGTGGCAAGTGGCGCCTTGGTGATGACAGCGCCGCCTATCTTCCCGAGCAGCGAGACCTGGTTGATGCCGATTTCGAGGACGTCGACCTTCAATTCCTTGGGATTGATGTAGTAAAGCCCCGGCTGGAGGATGTCGCTCCGCACGCCTTTTTCGCCGGGCCCGGCGAATGCCCCCTCTGGCGGCTGGTTGCCGGAGAGGCTGGTGACGACCCCCGCATAGCCAATGGGGATGCTGACCGCGTCGATGATATCGACCGAATAGCCGTACGGATTGAGGCGATACTTGCCGGGGCCAAGCACGCCGCGTCGGATACCCTTCTGCCCTTCATCCGCCAGAAAAACACCGTCCGGCAGCTCTTCGCCAAATTTTGCAGTGAGAATACCGACCTTGCCAGGCGGGATGAAAATAACAGGTACGATTTCCCAGTCGAAGAGGATGGGATTGCGGAAGTGGCGTCCTTCGCCGAGCGGAGCGGCCTGAATGCCCTTCTGGCCCGGCTCGGCCAGAAGCTGTCCCGGCCGCAGCGGTTCGCCGACTTTTGCGGTAAGGATCGCCATCTCATCCGGCCCCACATAAAACCGGCAGAAGAACCACATCCACATCGCCCAGAGCACCGCGAGCGCAATGGCGCCGGCGGCGGCCGTAAGGAGAAGCCGTTTCATCGCTCGCCTCCTTTCGTCGGAGGTGCCAGGGCGCGGAACAGCTCGCCGAGGCCGCCGTCGCGATCGCTGGTCAGCACGAAACCGATCTGCGGGGCGATTTTCTGATAGAGCGTATATCGGGCGAATGTCAGGCCGTCGCCAAACGCCGCGATCTGGTTGGTGATGACGGCAGCCTGGGCCTCATTGTCGAGCCGGATTACATCCCGCTCGGCCATGGCCCGGGCAATCTGTGCCTCCGCCTGGAATTTCGCCGCGTCGCGCTCAAGGCGCGCGACGTCGAGTTCGCGCTCTGCCGCCGACACGGCAACGGCCTGGTCCTGTTGCGCGCGGATCACGGCACGAATACGAACGGTTTCCTGCTGCACCTTCTCTTTGTTCTGGATAGCCAACATTTCCTGACGGACCAGTTCCGCCTTGGATTTGGCTTGTTCAATCTGTTGCTCAAACATCCGCGCGTTTTGAACGGCCACCTCCCGTTCGCGGATCACGCCGGCAATCTGGTCGGGCGGCCGGATGTTGCGGATCAGGACGGACTTGATCGAAACGCCCCACGGGGCGCATTTGTCCCGAAGATGCGCCTCGAGGTTGTCCTGGAACTGCTGTCGGGTTTCCCCAACGATAAAATTGATCGCGGGTTGTTTGCTGCCTTCGATCCGGCTGAACCCGCGGGCGCGGGGAAGGATGATTTTCTGAAGCACATCATCCATATCACCGATCCGGTGGGTCAGCAGGGCTGCGCTGGCGCGGTCGATGCTGAACTCGATCGTGCCCTCGACGTGGACCATAAAGCCGTCGAGGGTGAGAAAGGTGATCGCATCGTCTCCGCTCATTTCAAAGCGCTGGCTTTGCAGGTTGACCTCGACGACGTTGACGATGTAGGGGTTGAGATAATAGGTGCCGGGGTCGAGGACCTCCCGGACCACGCCCTTACGGCCCTGAGGAACGAGGAAGCCATTTCGCTCCTCGGCCGGGATATCATGGGACAGGATGTCTTCCCCGATCAGCGAGGTTACAACGCCGACATGACCCGGGCGGATCGTCGTCGCATCGAATAATTCCACGTGGAAGGCATACGGATTGATTCGGTATTTGCCGGGCCGGAGCACCTCCGCGAGAATCCCTTTGGTTCCCTCGCGCGCGATGATTTCACCCGGCGGCAGGTTGGATCCATACAGCCGAGTCATCACGCCGAGTTTTCCGGCGGGGATGTCCGTCACTTCGTGGAACCGCCAGCCCCATGTGTAGGGATTTTTGAAATAGCGGCCCTCGGGCAAGACCTCGAGCTGGATGCCCTTTTGCCCGGGTTGCAGCGCGAGGATCTGGTCCGGCGGCAGATCGGCGCCCGTTTTACGGATCAGGACGGCGATTTGGTCCGGACCGGGCTCGATTCGGCAGAAATACCAGATGAACACAAAGGAGAGCGCGACCGCGAGTACGAGGAAAATCCCCGCGGTCGCGCCCCGCGCGGCGGGCGGCAACGCGCGGGGAACTCTTGGGGCGCCATGATTTGAGAAAGGGTTACTCCGCATGCGATCACGATATCTCCGGTTCACCGTTGGCGAAAGCGCAGAATGACGGCGATATCAGGTCGCCAAAAAACCTAACCCCTCGCTGATGCTCCCTTAATAAATGTGGTTCAAAAACTTTATCTATGAAGTCATTCTTTCTCTCCGTAGGGGTCTGGATTCTGACGGCAACGCTGCTCCACGCTCAAACCCAGATCGGTTTGCAGGCGGATCGATTCCGGTGGCGGGAATTTGACGAGGGGTCGAAACTACTAGAGGAAAGCGGTGTGATACCGGGAATATTCGTCCGCCACAACAGATCGTTGAGCGACAAACTGGGCTTGCATGGCGAGCTTGTCGCTTTCGCCGGGACCGTGCATTACGATGGCGGTATTCAATCGCCCGAGGGTTTTATTCCCTTGGAGTCGCGTACCCGTTACACGGGGCTGAGGGCCGATGTCGATGCCTCCTATGCCTTTGGCGGCGAAGCCGCAATCGTGAGCCCTTTCCTCGGGATTGGCGCCCGGTATTGGCTGCGCGAGATCGGTCGCTTCATGCCCAACGGCTATGACGAGTACTGGTTCATGCCCTACGGCCGGGCCGGGGTTCGGCTCGATGTGCCCGCGAGCGGGAAGCGAGCTGATTTGTTCGCAACCGCGGCTGTAATTTTGCCCTTCGCGAATGACGAAGTGGTAAAAGGCGTCGAAGAGGCTGACGGAGATATTGAGGTTGAGCCGGACGAGGAGATCGGCTTCGAGGCCGAACTTGGCCTTAAAACAGGGCGCTGGAATCTCTCCGCATACTGGCAACTGCAGGATTTCGGCAAATCGGATTTCGATGAATCCGGCCAGTTCCTGCAACCGGATTCTGAAATGATGATCATCGGGCTCCGGGCCGGAATTTCCTTCTGATGTGCCGGGCCCAATTCAACGAGGTGCGTATATGAATAGACAATTTGTAGGGATGGCTCTGATGTCCGTCTTGCTGACCGGCGCCGCTGCGGCGGAAGACCTGCGGGCCGATGCTTCGCTGAAAGCATCGTCGGCGCGTATTTTTCGGGGCGTGACGCTCAACGACGGATGGGTGCTCGAGCCAGCCGTGCGGGGTCAGTGGCTGCCGTTCGAGATCGGGGCAACCGGTTTTTTCAATCTGGAGGATTACGACGGCGCGGCCGACGAATCGGAGTTTGCGGAAGTCGATTGGGATGTGGCGGTCCGCATCCCTGTGGACACTCCGGCCGTCGCAGTTCGGTACAAGGAATATCATTTCCCTGATCTCGATGAGGAGAACGTGTGGCGTGAGATTTCGGCCGACGGCGAGTTTGGCGGCGTGCCCCTGTCTCCGGGAATCCTGGTTGCGTATGGCTTGGATGGAGCGATCGAGGACTCGTTTTACTCGGAGGCCGGTATCCGTCATGACGCGGCGTTGGCGGATGACGTCAGCTTGAGGCTTGGCGCGCGCGTGGCCTATACAGTCCCCGAGGAGGGCGAGAGTGGCTTCAGCCACTACACGCTTTCGGCCTCGGTGTCTCACGGGATGGTCGAATTTGAAGTCGCGTATGTGGGCCAGCTCGACGACGAGGTGCTCCCGGACGCCTACATTGATCCGGACCTCGGCGTATTCAGGTACGGATACGATGCGAAATTCGCGGTGACCGCCGCGCTTCGGCACCGCTTCTAAACACCCGGGCCCGACGAGGGGCCGCACGGGAAATTGTCTTCGCAAAAGCCGCTACGCGCGCTAGCTTCCGCGCGTGGGTTTGAGGCGTCTTCGATGATTCGATCCAAATTCGGCCCGCCGGATTGGGCGCGCGATGCCATTTGGTATCAGATTTTTCCCGAGCGGTTCCGAAATGGATCCGCGCGGAATGATCCTCGGCCCGAGGATTTTTTGGACGAACCGATCGACGGCTGGCGCGTGACCCCCTGGGGGATGGACTGGTACGCGCTCGACCGCTGGGAGCGGCCTTTCGGCGACTTTTGGAGAACCGTCTTCTGGCGGCGGTACGGCGGCGACCTGATCGGAATCCGCGAGAAACTTGGATACCTGCAGGACCTCGGGATCAACGCGATCTATCTAAATCCGATTTTCATGGCGCCGTCGCTGCACAAATATGACGCCTCTTGCTTGCATCATGTCGATCCCTCGTTTGGCCCCGATCGTGCGGGGGATCTCAAGAAACTGGCGCGCGCTCGGGAAACAGAAGATCCGGCTTCGTGGATCTGGACGGAGGCCGACTTATATTTTCTCGAATTTCTAGCGGATGCGCACTCGAAGGGAATTCGGGTGATCCTCGATGGCGTCTTCAACCATTGCGGCCGTCGTTTCTTTGCTTTTCAGGATGTCCTCAGGTTCGGCCGGCACTCGAAGTACGCGGACTGGTTCAGGATCACGAAATGGAACGCCGACGGCACATTCGAATACCAAGGCTGGTTCGGCCACAAGATGTTGCCCGAATTCGCCCGAACCCCGCAGAACCTTGTGCCGCCGGTGCGCAAATACATATTCGAAATCACCTCCCGCTGGATGGACCCTAATGGGGACGGGGACCCATCTGATGGCATCGATGGATGGCGCTTGGATGTCGCATTTTGCGTGCCGCTCGGATTTTGGCGCGACTGGCGCAAACATGTGAAGCGCATCAATCCCGAAGCGTATTTGACCGCCGAAATCGTTGGACGAGCGGATGATTATCTTCGCGGCGACACGTTTGACGCGGTGATGAATTACATGTGGCTGTTTCCAACGATCAATTTTTTCGCACCGCATGCAAAGGAATTCCCAGCCTCTACATTGCGCAAGCGTCTGAATGCGCTGCGCCGCGCCTATCCGCGCGCCGCGCTGCCCGTCCTACAGAATCTGCTGGACTCCCATGACGTCGGACGCGCGGCGTCGATGTTAGAAAATCTGAGGGAGCGCATCGAAAATTTTGGGGAATACTTCGAGTTTTCACGCGCCAAAAACCGGCCCGCGTTTGTCACAACTCGGCCTGGGCCGGACGCGTGGCAGGCCCTCCGGCAGGCACTGCTGTTCCAAATTTGCTTCGAGGGAGCGCCCATGCTGTATTACGGCACAGAGGTCGGCATGTGGGGCGCAAATGACCCGTGCGACCGCCAGCCCATGTTCTGGGACGACATAGAATACGAAGACGAGCGACACACGCCCCAAGGGCTTTCGGATCCTGCACGCCGACAGGTGGACCAGGAATTACTCGCATTTGTCCGCCGTGCGATCGGCCTCCGGCGCCAGCACGCCGCCCTTCGGCGGGGCGACTTCCACTGGGTGAGGACCGCTAATGAATGGGTTGCCGCATTTGAACGCCGAGGAATGGGAGAGCGAATCCGCGCATACTTTAATACCTCGGATGCGCCTGCTTCCGTGCCACTCGCTCGCGGCTGGAATGATCTCTGGAATGGAGGGTCTCTCGCGCGCAATCCAAAGGTGCCTGCGAGAGGATGGCTCCTAGCTATCCGAGGCGCTTAAGGGCAGGAGTGCCAAGCAAGTGGTTCACAGCGTCCGCGCGGGTTCGAGCCGCGCTATAGATCGCGAGAGTCGCCACGAACATAGACTTGGTCGGCGATCGGTGCCGGATACCGGGACACGAGTGAACCCGTGCGTTCCTCGCAGACCCATTCCGCGACAGCGGAAATGATGCATCCGATACGACGCTACTCCGTCTCGCCGGTCGGCTCCTCGTCGTCCCCCTGAAGAACAGGCAGCACCGGCGGAATGGCCGGAGGCGATTCGGACGGTTGTTCACGCGACCGAGCGGCCTCGAGCTCGGCCCGGATGGCGTCGACGTTTACGCCGTTCCGCCGCAGTTTTTCAGCGACTTTTTCGTTCTCCGGATCCAGTCGGAAAGATTTTGTCCACCAGTCGACGGCCTCTTCGAGGATGCCCAGTTTTTCGTAAATGTCCCCCAAGTGGTCGGTCAGTGTGGGGTCATCCGGCATTAGCGAAATCGCGCGCTCGATTTCCTCCCGCGCCTCCTCATAACGGCCTTGCATGAAATAAATCCATCCACGCGTATCGATGTATGCAGCGTTATCGGGCGAGATTTCGAGCGCTCGGTTGACCAGACGGAGCGCCTCATCCAAGTTGAGGCCGCGTTCGGCCCACATGTAGGCGAGATAATTCAGGGCATCGACCCACGCATTGTAATCCTGGAGCCGCTCGGGCGTGGGGGCCATCTCGATGCATTTTTTGAACAGTGCGGCGGCTTCGTCAATTTGCCCTAGCCGCTCTCGAGCGGCGCCGTACCAGAAATAAAAGGACGCCGTGAGGATGTCATCGGCGAGATCGCTTTCGCGCGCGAGGGACTCGGCCCGTTCAAAAGCGGCTGCGGCCTCCTCGTAGCGCTTCATGTGGCCGGCCAGCAGGCCCTGGTAAAGAAAAACATAAGGATTGTCGGGCTCGACCTCGGCGAGCTGGCGGAGCGCGTCGAGACCCGTCTGCCTGCGCTTCGGATCGGTCTCCCGCATAATTGCGCGGGTGATCAACTCTAGAAAATCGCTATTGTTCTTGAGTTCGTCGTCGATCAAACGGACGGCAAGATCGATTCGCCCGGCGTGCAGCGCCACGAGGGCGTGTGTCACATTGAAGTAGGGCACGAGTGGGGACTGCTCGCCCTCTCGAAACCGATCGCGAAGCTGTTCAAAGAGGGAAAGCGCCTCTTCGAGCTGGTTCTGCCCGAGCCGTGTGTAGGCGAGCATCTCGATGAGACGGTTGTTCTCCGGGCGCCTACGGATTGCGTCCTCCAGTAGGGTTTGCGCGTCCTGGTTTCGCTGCTGGCTTAGCAGCAGAAGCGACAGCCGAAGGATAGCAGTTACATCGCCGGGCTCTAGCTCCAGCGCGCGCCGGTAGGCCGCCTCGGCTGCGGTGGGATCGGTCGCCATTTCATGGAGATGGCCGAGCATGATTTGCCGAAAAACATTAGTCGGCTGCTCGTCGGCGAGTCTGGCCATGGCGAGCACGGCGGCCGGCGCCTCAATCTGGCGCACCATCGCGGTCAGCAGGCTCAAGCGCCATTGAGCGTCGGGGGACTTGAGCCGCTCCACCTGCTCGATGGTTTCCAATGCCTTTCCGAGCTGGCCGCTGATGTTGTACAGCATGGCCAGGTGGAGCAGGGTCGCTTCATCGCGAGGTCCGCGAGAGACGAGCGGCTCGAAGATGCTGAGCCCCTCCCGGGCCGACCGGGCCGCGGCCTGCGGATCCTGGAGCGCGCTGGCGCGGCGAACAAGGATTTGGCCGGTCATCCGCACGAGATCCTGCTTTTCCCGCGCTCGCTCCAAGCCGCTCTGGAGCAGGTCGAGGGCGTCCTGGAATCGGCCCGCCCGCGCGAGCATCGCCGCGATCTCCAGGTAGGGCACCGGATCCCCAGGGTCGACTCGAATCGCCCGCCGGTAATAGCGGAGTGCCTCGTCCTGCCGCCCGGTAATGCGATGGATGACTGCCGCAAAGACTTGCGCCCGGGCCGATGCGGACCGCCGGTCAGCGAGGCGTTTTACAATCTCGCACGCCTCCTCGCCGCGCTGATCCCGCACGAGCATCAGCGCGACGCGGAACTGAAGTTCTTCGTTCTCCGGGTCCAGCTCGGCCGCCCGCAAAAAATTCGAAATGGCGCTGCCGTCACCCCATTCAGCGCTGATGCCGACAGCATAATGCGCGAGGGCGTCGGCAAAAGCTGCCCGCTCGGGCGGCAGGGATTTATCCGGCGCGAGGACCGGTTCGTCGGGTTCGGGGCGCTGCGATGGAGCCCGCGGCGTCGCGCAACCGGCCGCAGCCGCGGCGAGACACATCACCACCCCGAGCTGTAGTAATCCGGCCCGGCGCATAATGGAATTTGACGTTCGTATGAGGGTAGCGGGCGTTAGGAGCCCCACGTGCGCTTCTTGTGGCGCAGCATGCGCAAGCGTTTCCGGCGCTTGTGCTTGGCCATCTTCGCGCGTCTCTTTTTCTTGACGGAACCCATACTCTCCTTTGTGCGGGCTGGCAAGACGCCCAACCCAACTGAATTTATGGAATGACTTTGTTGAGGGAAAGTTCAATGATGCCTTCCGCGCCGGCCGCTTTCAATTTCGGAATCAGGTCGCGCACGACCGGCTCATCCACGACCGATTCGACAGCATACCAACCCGTTCCGCTCAACGGCATCACCGTCGGCGCATGAAGAGCCGGCAGCAGGCGCACCACGGGGTCGAGCTGGGCGGCGCTGACATTCATCTTGAGAAGCACTTTCGTCTCCGCGGCGAGCGCGCCACGCAGGAGAAGCGCAATATTTTCGATCTTCGCGCGCTTCCACGGGTCCTGCCATGCTGTCTTGTTGGCAATAAACCGCGTGGTCGACTCCAGTACGGTATCCACAATCCGCAGGTTGTTGGCGCGGAGCGAGGAGCCAGTCTCGGTGATTTCGATGATGGCATCTACCAGATCCGGCGCCTTGACCTCCGTGGCGCCCCAAGAAAATTCGACATGCGCTTCAACGCCGTGCCGGGCGAGATACTGCCGGGCCAGCCCTACCGCCTCGGTCGCGATTCGTTTGCCCTGCAGGTCCTTCACCGACTGAATGGGCGAGTCGTTCGGCACCGCCAGAACCCATCGAACGGGCCGCAACCCTTGTTTTGCGTAGACGAGATTGGCGACCTCGTGGACGTCGGATTGGTTTTCGACGATCCAGTCGTAGCCGGTCAGGCCAGCGTCGAGTAAGCCCTGTTCGACATACCGGCTGATCTCTTGCGCGCGGATGAGGCGCGCATCGATTTCGGGATCGTCCACGTTCGGCACATAAGACCGGGAACCTGCCGTGATTGTGAACCCGGCCTTTTTCATCATCGCAAAGGTGCTTTCCTGCAGGCTGCCCTTGGGCAGGCCCAGCACGATTTTTCGGGGTATCGTCATCCGTTTTCTCCGCCTCCCGCGGGGACCGCGCGGCCGGCGGCGAATGACCGCCAAAGCTGCTTCCCGCGGCGTCATGAGCCGCTCAAGCTATCGAATCGCGGTGTCCCTGTGCAATGACAAATCCGCAAACAGGCCGGGATGCAGCGCCCTCGCGAGATGTTCGAGGCTGTCCACCAGCCGGGGTCCCGGCCGATTGAAAAACTGAGACCCGTCGAAAAAGAGCACGTGTCCGTCGCGGACGGCGGGGATCGACTGCATATCCGGGCGGCTTGAAATCCGCCCCCAATCAGCCCGGGCCTGGTCCGGGGAGTAACCGCAACACGCGATCGCCAGGACGTCCGGCTTCGCACTGGCGATTTCATCCCAACCCACGCGTCGCGAGGGGCACCCTTCCTCACCCAACACGTTGACGCCGCCCGCCAGCCTCACCAGCTCCGGCGTCCAGTGCCCCGCGCAAAACGGCGGGTCAAGCCATTCCAGGAAGGCCACGCGGGGACGCGCAGAGAGATCATCCGTTCGCGCCCGAATTGCGGAGATGCGTGCACGCAGAGCGTCCACGGCCGCCTGTGCGCCGAAGGTCGCGCCCGCCGCCTCGCCGAGGGCCTGCATCCCAGCCAACAC is a window from the Kiritimatiellia bacterium genome containing:
- a CDS encoding calcium/sodium antiporter — protein: MSWITIALLIGGFALLVWGAELLIRGASRLAAGLGVSPLVIGLTVVSYGTSAPELFISTFSAWMGESDLAFGNVVGSNIFNILFILGICALISSLEVDARLIWIDVPIMIGASLVSWIFAADGLVDRAEGFVLAAGIIGYTVFCIRKSRDESKEILEEYASEFGEGAYTRRDILINIFFCLLGLAFLVVGSQMLVKSCITIARWLGVSELVIGLTIVAAGTSLPEVATSVVAALKRERDIAVGNLVGSNIFNLLSVLGFSAIVAPEGISAPPQSLWFDVPVMMAVAIVCLPIFFTGHRIARWEGALFLGYYIFYIVEQIVLGAHWPNAQRVMVGIACFVVPLTIITLAVTTHRAIAQRRAAAKEPSRAG
- a CDS encoding SPFH domain-containing protein, which codes for MKRLLLTAAAGAIALAVLWAMWMWFFCRFYVGPDEMAILTAKVGEPLRPGQLLAEPGQKGIQAAPLGEGRHFRNPILFDWEIVPVIFIPPGKVGILTAKFGEELPDGVFLADEGQKGIRRGVLGPGKYRLNPYGYSVDIIDAVSIPIGYAGVVTSLSGNQPPEGAFAGPGEKGVRSDILQPGLYYINPKELKVDVLEIGINQVSLLGKIGGAVITKAPLATQNQAVEMLSQRALLDQAEKRREYLARERGAAAVQLMPSEMEFATSDSPLPSARPGRPLPAAPGPSGEAMLSLNQFVEFPSRDGFEISLDMTVEFELLPEHIAWIYRTYGDLPAVVDKIIMPQILSVSRLKGSAYRAKDFIVGEGREKFQNELTEALREALDDKRIVIHNALIRHVNVPEEILSPIKQSSIAIEQDLTNKEKQNTARKQAELNTELQMIEQRREQVAQETEKLRAEIRADQERQVAQIQAETLKKVAEIEKATAEVRAERTRLLGEAAARVVELVEGERARGLTLRTRAFGDPQAYSLWEFARALNPSVRINVLHTGPGTLWTDLPRAGFGELEGALQLKETK
- a CDS encoding SPFH domain-containing protein, which encodes MRSNPFSNHGAPRVPRALPPAARGATAGIFLVLAVALSFVFIWYFCRIEPGPDQIAVLIRKTGADLPPDQILALQPGQKGIQLEVLPEGRYFKNPYTWGWRFHEVTDIPAGKLGVMTRLYGSNLPPGEIIAREGTKGILAEVLRPGKYRINPYAFHVELFDATTIRPGHVGVVTSLIGEDILSHDIPAEERNGFLVPQGRKGVVREVLDPGTYYLNPYIVNVVEVNLQSQRFEMSGDDAITFLTLDGFMVHVEGTIEFSIDRASAALLTHRIGDMDDVLQKIILPRARGFSRIEGSKQPAINFIVGETRQQFQDNLEAHLRDKCAPWGVSIKSVLIRNIRPPDQIAGVIREREVAVQNARMFEQQIEQAKSKAELVRQEMLAIQNKEKVQQETVRIRAVIRAQQDQAVAVSAAERELDVARLERDAAKFQAEAQIARAMAERDVIRLDNEAQAAVITNQIAAFGDGLTFARYTLYQKIAPQIGFVLTSDRDGGLGELFRALAPPTKGGER
- a CDS encoding glycoside hydrolase family 13 protein is translated as MIRSKFGPPDWARDAIWYQIFPERFRNGSARNDPRPEDFLDEPIDGWRVTPWGMDWYALDRWERPFGDFWRTVFWRRYGGDLIGIREKLGYLQDLGINAIYLNPIFMAPSLHKYDASCLHHVDPSFGPDRAGDLKKLARARETEDPASWIWTEADLYFLEFLADAHSKGIRVILDGVFNHCGRRFFAFQDVLRFGRHSKYADWFRITKWNADGTFEYQGWFGHKMLPEFARTPQNLVPPVRKYIFEITSRWMDPNGDGDPSDGIDGWRLDVAFCVPLGFWRDWRKHVKRINPEAYLTAEIVGRADDYLRGDTFDAVMNYMWLFPTINFFAPHAKEFPASTLRKRLNALRRAYPRAALPVLQNLLDSHDVGRAASMLENLRERIENFGEYFEFSRAKNRPAFVTTRPGPDAWQALRQALLFQICFEGAPMLYYGTEVGMWGANDPCDRQPMFWDDIEYEDERHTPQGLSDPARRQVDQELLAFVRRAIGLRRQHAALRRGDFHWVRTANEWVAAFERRGMGERIRAYFNTSDAPASVPLARGWNDLWNGGSLARNPKVPARGWLLAIRGA
- a CDS encoding tetratricopeptide repeat protein, whose protein sequence is MRRAGLLQLGVVMCLAAAAAGCATPRAPSQRPEPDEPVLAPDKSLPPERAAFADALAHYAVGISAEWGDGSAISNFLRAAELDPENEELQFRVALMLVRDQRGEEACEIVKRLADRRSASARAQVFAAVIHRITGRQDEALRYYRRAIRVDPGDPVPYLEIAAMLARAGRFQDALDLLQSGLERAREKQDLVRMTGQILVRRASALQDPQAAARSAREGLSIFEPLVSRGPRDEATLLHLAMLYNISGQLGKALETIEQVERLKSPDAQWRLSLLTAMVRQIEAPAAVLAMARLADEQPTNVFRQIMLGHLHEMATDPTAAEAAYRRALELEPGDVTAILRLSLLLLSQQRNQDAQTLLEDAIRRRPENNRLIEMLAYTRLGQNQLEEALSLFEQLRDRFREGEQSPLVPYFNVTHALVALHAGRIDLAVRLIDDELKNNSDFLELITRAIMRETDPKRRQTGLDALRQLAEVEPDNPYVFLYQGLLAGHMKRYEEAAAAFERAESLARESDLADDILTASFYFWYGAARERLGQIDEAAALFKKCIEMAPTPERLQDYNAWVDALNYLAYMWAERGLNLDEALRLVNRALEISPDNAAYIDTRGWIYFMQGRYEEAREEIERAISLMPDDPTLTDHLGDIYEKLGILEEAVDWWTKSFRLDPENEKVAEKLRRNGVNVDAIRAELEAARSREQPSESPPAIPPVLPVLQGDDEEPTGETE
- a CDS encoding AURKAIP1/COX24 domain-containing protein, with product MGSVKKKRRAKMAKHKRRKRLRMLRHKKRTWGS
- the hisG gene encoding ATP phosphoribosyltransferase, with protein sequence MTIPRKIVLGLPKGSLQESTFAMMKKAGFTITAGSRSYVPNVDDPEIDARLIRAQEISRYVEQGLLDAGLTGYDWIVENQSDVHEVANLVYAKQGLRPVRWVLAVPNDSPIQSVKDLQGKRIATEAVGLARQYLARHGVEAHVEFSWGATEVKAPDLVDAIIEITETGSSLRANNLRIVDTVLESTTRFIANKTAWQDPWKRAKIENIALLLRGALAAETKVLLKMNVSAAQLDPVVRLLPALHAPTVMPLSGTGWYAVESVVDEPVVRDLIPKLKAAGAEGIIELSLNKVIP
- a CDS encoding cobalamin-binding protein produces the protein MTDTARIVTLFPAATEMVCAIGLAHALVGVSHECDHPAWVAQYPRVTRSRLPAGATSAEIDRFVRECAHAGEPLYDLDEKLIADLRPSLIVAQALCGVCAVSEGAVSSLAKRLSPPPHVLFLQPSRLDDVLAGMQALGEAAGATFGAQAAVDALRARISAIRARTDDLSARPRVAFLEWLDPPFCAGHWTPELVRLAGGVNVLGEEGCPSRRVGWDEIASAKPDVLAIACCGYSPDQARADWGRISSRPDMQSIPAVRDGHVLFFDGSQFFNRPGPRLVDSLEHLARALHPGLFADLSLHRDTAIR